The following proteins are encoded in a genomic region of Marasmius oreades isolate 03SP1 chromosome 10, whole genome shotgun sequence:
- a CDS encoding uncharacterized protein (CAZy:GH88), producing the protein MAGASISKVQVFCHGLLVLITSLYTDIHNIPPPELFSPLIPQKVLRTYSSLPTPTQYPQWTGTPFGKWDYFVPDTWTSGFFPATLYEMHTRQTLCTENPDVAGLGKDWLQLGRKACDGLAALPGRNTQGHDVGFLSFAFLEELKINSKNETAIAVVNGFAADLANRFVPGAGVTRSWDSADLSLVQVIIDNMMNLELLFVSADLTGNNTLREIAIRHADTTMKNHIRPDGSTWHVVEYDAQSGLVVSKQTAQGYSDDSAWARGQVWAIYGFSQMYERTSQKHYLVTARRLANYFLTNIPQDGIVPWDFKAPLQDHKVPGGVRPADSSAATAGATALLLLASLEPDDLQAERWIWGAVKVLQKITELAWSPSWNSLLANGTVNWPNNNYLTGIVYGDYYFIKAGNELVRLGLASC; encoded by the exons ATGGCGGGCGCTTCCATCTCCAAAGTCCAGGTCTTTTGCCACGGTCTCCTGGTTCTCATCACCTCTCTTTACACCGACATCCACAACATTCCACCGCCTGAACTATTTTCACCTTTAATCCCTCAAAAGGTCCTCCGTACCTACTCATCGCTACCAACTCCTACCCAATACCCTCAATGGACAGGCACCCCATTCGGCAAATGGGATTACTTCGTACCGGATACATGGACATCGGGTTTCTTCCCTGCTACATTGTACGAGATGCACACGCGGCAGACCTTGTGTACTGAAAATCCGGATGTGGCAGGACTAGGAAAGGATTGGTTACAATTGGGAAGGAAGGCATGCGATGGCCTGGCTGCGCTGCCTGGGCGTAACACCCAGGGCCACGATGTCGGGTTTTTGAGTTTTGCGTTTTTGGAGGAACTGAAGAT AAATTCTAAAAATGAAACTGCTATCGCGGTTGTCAACGGTTTCGCTGCAGACCTCGCGAATCGCTTCGTTCCTGGTGCCGGTGTTACGCGTAGCTGGGATAGCGCCGATTTATCCCTCGTTCAAGTGATCATCGATAACATGATGAACCTCGAGTTACTGTTCGTGTCGGCAGACCTCACTGGGAATAACACGTTGCGCGAGATAGCGATAAGGCATGCAGATACAACTATGAAAAACCATATTCGTCCTGATG GATCAACATGGCATGTCGTTGAATATGATGCCCAATCGGGACTTGTTGTGTCGAAACAAACGGCGCAAGGATATTCTGATGATAG TGCTTGGGCTAGAGGTCAGGTCTGGGCCATCTACGGCTTCTCTCAAA TGTATGAGCGGACATCCCAAAAACACTACCTCGTGACTGCTCGAAGGCTTGCAAATTACTTCCTCACGAACATTCCTCAAGACGGTATCGTTCCATGGGACTTTAAAGCACCGTTGCAAGACCACAAGGTTCCTGGAGGTGTAAGACCGGCTGATTCCAGTGCTGCGACCGCGGGTGCTACTGCGTTACTGCTGCTAGCCAGTCTGGAGCCCGATGATTTGCAGGCGGAGAGATGGATCTGGGGAGCTGTTAAAGTACTTCAAAAGATCACTGAGCTCGCCTGGAGTCCGTCTTGGAATAGTTTGCTGGCAAACGGGACGGTCAATTGGCCGAACAATAATTATTTGACTGGAATTGTTTATG GTGACTACTACTTCATCAAAGCTGGTAATGAACTTGTTAGGCTAGGATTGGCCAGCTGTTAA
- the NTF2 gene encoding Nuclear transport factor 2 (BUSCO:EOG09265BCT), whose protein sequence is MGDINAIAKQFTDFYYTTFDTDRSSLGSLYREASMLSWEGQPVQSSAKIVEKLITLPFAKVQHKVLTIDAQPSSPTVASLICSVTGLLLVDDSPNPLQFSQIFHLIPDGQSYYVYNDIFRLNYGA, encoded by the exons ATGGGTGATATCAACGCTATCGCAAAGCAATTCACAGATTTCTATTATACGACTTTCGACACAGATCGTTCTAGTCTTGGATCGCTCTAC CGTGAAGCATCGATGCTCTCATGGGAAGGACAGCCAGTCCAAAGCTCGGCCAAAATTGTAGAGAAGCTTATA ACGCTTCCGTTCGCGAAAGTTCAACATAAAGTCCTTACCATCGATGCTCAACCCTCTTCACCGACTGTCGCGAGCTTGATATGTAGCGTTACTGGACTTCTACTG GTCGATGATAGCCCGAACCCTCTACAATTCAGCCAGATCTTCCACCTTATACCTGATGGTCAAAGCTACTACGT ATACAATGATATTTTCCGCCTCAATTACGGCGCTTAA
- a CDS encoding uncharacterized protein (BUSCO:EOG09263EVJ), with the protein MSDSKLGEWITNSTESLFLSMVRAPEDKKAMAEDENYEDFNPAFTYPIYGEDETIYGFKGLRIDLRFASGSLLNSLSVRWDEKLQSNTVDSVEPKLREFLPQDVETDEETFHKRVEEDALNFRPLGQLIHSYTRPSPKFKGKGKLAPTNVVLDPENEDAVVYEVYHTRRDTPGFWKYHQRMQIFIPLYIEAGSYIQEDESDWDFMVLYEKRKRTDASHIPTYHFLGYSSLYNFYYYPEKTRLRLSQFVIIGPCQRSGHGSELYKAIYNYVLSQPHIGELTVEDPAEAFEDLRDKNDLMMLLSNETFIKEAFGEDAVSHGGGRVGKIGKVLKSKKGKMGPPVEKGWAEKWRVKLKIAGRQFFRLVEMLIQMHIDPLDERAMKAYRLQVKERLYRFNFETLMQVEKEERLEKLQQTFENVQQDYKRILNLVK; encoded by the exons ATGTCCGACTCAAAGCTGGGGGAATGGATAACAAACTCCACCGAATCGTTGTTTCTTTCCATGG TGCGCGCCCCAGAAGACAAGAAAGCAATGGCAGAAGACGAGAATTATGAGGATTTCAATCCGGCTTTCACCTATCCT ATATATGGAGAGGACGAAACGATTTACGGCTTCAAGGGGTTGAGAATTGAT CTTCGATTTGCGTCAGGCTCACTTCTTAATTCTCTTTCTGTTCGATGGGACGAAAAGCTACAGTCAAACACAGTAGACAGTGTCGAGCCCAAACTACGCGAGTTCTTACCACAGG ATGTTGAaacagatgaagaaactttTCATAAACgagtcgaagaagatgcgCTAAATTTCCGACCACTCGGACAACTCATACATTCATATACCAGGCCTTCACCGAAGttcaaagggaaagggaagctCGCTCCAACGAACGTAGTATTGGATCCTGAAAATGAAGATGCTGTTGTGTATGAGGTCTACCAT ACAAGGCGGGATACACCTGGTTTCTGGAAATATCATCAGCGAATGCAGATATTTATTCCTCTGTATATCGAAGCTGGGTCCTATATCCAAGAGGACGAAAGTGATTGGGATTTTATGGTCCT ATACGAAAAGCGGAAACGCACTGATGCATCTCATATACCAACATATCACTTCCTTGGGTACTCGTCGCTCTATAACTTCTACTACTACCCCGAAAAGACACGCCTTCGGTTGAG TCAATTCGTGATCATTGGACCGTGTCAGCGTAGTGGCCATGGTT CCGAACTATATAAAGCAATATACAACTACGTGCTTTCGCAACCGCACATCGGAGAACTCACAGTAGAAGACCCTGCCGAAGCATTTGAGGATCTGCGAGACAAAAATGATTTGATGATGTTACTCTCAAATGAGACATTCATTAAGGAAGCGTTTGGTGAGGATGCCGTCTCACATGGCGGGGGCAGGGTCGGGAAAATAGGAAAGGTGCTAAAAtcgaagaaaggaaagatgggACCTCCAGTAGAAAAGGGATGGGCAGAAAAGTGGAGAGTGAAACTGAAGATTGCAGGG CGTCAGTTCTTTCGACTGGTCGAAATGCTGATCCAGATGCATATTGACCCTCTCGACGAGCGAGCTATGAAAGCGTACCGATTGCAAGTGAAAGAGAGACTATACCGGTTTAATTTC GAAACGTTGATGCAAgtggagaaagaagaaaggttGGAGAAATTACAACAAACCTTTGAAAATGTACAACAGGACTACAAACGGATATTAAATCTGGTGAAGTAG